In one Balaenoptera musculus isolate JJ_BM4_2016_0621 chromosome 2, mBalMus1.pri.v3, whole genome shotgun sequence genomic region, the following are encoded:
- the RFX7 gene encoding DNA-binding protein RFX7 isoform X3: MKNVFPNMKARRLGTRGKSKYCYSGLRKKAFVHMPTLPNLDFHKTGDGLEGAEPSGQLQNIDEEVITSACRLVCEWAQKVLSQPFDTVLELARFLVKSHYIGTKSMAALTVMATAPPGIKGITQPSAFIPTAESNSFQPQVKTLPSPIDAKQQLQRKIQKKQQEQKLQSPLPGESSAKKSEGATTNGVTSLSNGNPAILSPQPIGIVVAAVPSPIPVQRTRQLVTSPSPMSSSDGKVLPLNVQVVTQHMQSVKQAPKTPQHVPASPGGDRSARHRYPQILPKPANTSALTIRSPTTVLFTSSPIKTAVVPTSHVSSLNVVKMTAISLTPSNSSAPLKHSASVNSAAGTTEESRTIPQIKNGSVVSLQSPGSRASSTGGPSAVEVKMEPEMSSDEHPVQCQENSDGADVPKTTPSALSGQKSNTEGVVQKPSNEGVIEIKGTKVCDQRTKCKNRCNEILPGTSTGNNQSTITLSVATQNLTFTSTSSPSNGDSINKDSKLCTKSPRKRLSSALQESQVPPVKKPIVEQLSAVISEGQKPGSVKKDQKVLHSGKTESSAAGSQIPSKVSTNVNSHVVASQPLKSSALVTSDLASEQQTTPSSSPDIKVKLEGSVFLLDSDSKSHGSFNPNEWQQVTKDSEFISAGCEQQQDISVMTVPEHSDINDLEKSVWELEGMPQDTYSQQLHSQIQESSLSQLQAQSSDQLPLQSELKEFEPSVSQANESYFPFDEELTQDSIVEELVLMEQQMSMNNSHAYGNCLGMTLQSQSVTPGAPASSHAPSTHFYHPIRSNGTPIPTPTPTPTPTPTPTPTPTPTSEVVAGSQSLSRESPCSRLAQTTPVDSALGSSRHTPIGTPHSNCSSSVPPSPVECRNPFAFTPISSSMAYHDASIVSSSPVKPMQRPMATHPDKTKLEWMNNGYSGVGNSSVSGHGILPSYQELVEDRFRKPHAFAVPGQSYQSQSRHHDTHFGRLTPVSPVQHQGATVSNTNKQEGFAVPAPLDNKGTNSSASSNFRCRSVSPAVHRQRNLSGSTLYPVSNIPRSNVTPFGSPVTPEVHVFTNVHTDACANNIAQRSQSVPLTVMMQTAFPNALQKQTNSKKITNVLLSKLDSDNDDAVRGLGMNNLPSNYTARMNLTQILETSTVFPSANPQNMIDSSTSIYEFQAPSYLTKSNSTDQISFSPGDNQAQSEIGEQQLDFSSTVKDLLSGDSLQTNQQLVGQVASDLTNPASDFSSDIRLSSELSGSINDLNALDPNLLFDPGRQQGQDDEATLEELKNDPLFQQICSESMSSMTSSGFEWIESKDHPTVEMLG, encoded by the exons ATGAAAAATGTCTTTCCAAACATGAAGGCACGTCGTCTGGGCACGAGAGGCAAATCTAA GTATTGCTACAGTGgactaagaaaaaaagcttttgttCATATGCCAACACTGCCCAATCTTGATTTTCACAAAACTGGGGATGGG ttGGAAGGAGCTGAACCTTCTGGGCAGCTTCAAAATATTGATGAGGAAGTTATCACTTCTGCTTGCCGTCTTGTGTGTGAGTGGGCCCAGAAAGTGTTAAGCCAGCCATTTGACACGGTCTTGGAATTAGCCCGCTTCCTTGTAAAAAGTCACTATATAGGCACCAAGTCGATGGCAGCTCTAACTGTAATGGCCACAGCACCACCAG gAATTAAAGGCATTACCCAGCCTTCTGCTTTTATACCTACAGCTGAAAGTAATTCCTTTCAGCCCCAAGTGAAGACTCTGCCATCTCCTATTGACGCTAAACAGCAATTGCAACGGAAAATCCAGAAGAAGCAACAAGAACAGAAACTACAATCCCCTTTGCCAGGAGAATCCTCAGCAAAAAAATCAGAAGGCGCTACAACCAATGGAGTGACTAGTCTTTCTAATGGAAATCCTGCAATCCTCTCTCCTCAGCCTATCGGTATCGTTGTGGCAGCTGTCCCTAGTCCCATTCCG GTCCAGCGGACCAGGCAACTGGTAACTTCACCAAGTCCAATGAGTTCTTCTGACGGCAAAGTTCTTCCCCTCAATGTACAGGTGGTCACTCAGCACATGCAGTCTGTGAAGCAGGCACCAAAGACTCCTCAGCACGTCCCAGCCAGTCCTGGGGGGGATCGCTCTGCTCGGCACCGCTACCCTCAGATCTTACCCAAACCAGCCAACACCAGTGCCCTCACCATCCGCTCTCCAACTACTGTCCTCTTTACTAGTAGTCCCATCAAAACTGCTGTTGTACCCACGTCACACGTGAGTTCTCTAAATGTGGTGAAAATGACAGCAATATCCCTCACACCCAGCAACAGTAGTGCCCCTCTGAAACATTCTGCCTCAGTAAACAGTGCTGCAGGAACAACGGAAGAATCAAGGACCATTCCACAGATCAAGAATGGTTCTGTTGTTTCACTTCAGTCTCCTGGATCCAGGGCCAGCAGCACCGGGGGACCATCTGCTGTGGAAGTCAAAATGGAACCTGAGATGTCATCAGATGAGCATCCTGTACAGTGCCAAGAGAACTCTGATGGGGCTGACGTGCCCAAAACAACACCTAGTGCCCTCTCGGGGCAGAAAAGTAATACAGAGGGAGTAGTGCAAAAACCTTCAAATGAAGGTGTTATTGAAATAAAAGGAACTAAGGTCTGTGACCAGAGGACCAAGTGTAAAAATCGCTGTAATGAAATTCTGCCAGGCACTTCAACAGGCAATAATCAAAGCACTATCACTCTCTCAGTTGCCACTCAGAACTTAACTTTCACCAGCACCAGCTCACCATCTAATGGTGACTCAATAAATAAAGACTCTAAATTATGCACTAAAAGTCCAAGAAAGCGGCTGTCTTCTGCATTGCAAGAGTCCCAGGTGCCTCCTGTAAAGAAACCAATCGTGGAACAGCTTTCTGCAGTTATCTCGGAAGGTCAGAAACCAGGCAGTGTTAAGAAGGACCAAAAGGTTCTGCATTCAGGGAAAACGGAAAGTTCAGCAGCAGGTTCCCAGATTCCTAGCAAGGTATCAACAAATGTTAACTCGCACGTAGTGGCAAGTCAACCCTTGAAGTCCTCTGCTCTTGTTACCAGTGATTTAGCTTCAGAACAGCAAACCACACCATCATCATCTCCAGATATAAAAGTAAAGCTTGAAGGCAGTGTCTTTCTCTTGGACAGTGATTCAAAATCGCATGGCAGCTTTAACCCAAATGAATGGCAACAGGTCACTAAGGATTCTGAGTTTATATCTGCCGGCTGTGAACAACAGCAAGATATCAGTGTTATGACAGTTCCTGAGCACTCTGATATCAATGACTTAGAGAAGTCTGTCTGGGAATTAGAAGGAATGCCACAGGACACGTATTCCCAGCAACTACACAGCCAGATACAAGAATCTTCTTTGAGTCAACTGCAAGCACAGTCTTCAGATCAGTTACCTCTACAGTCCGAACTGAAGGAGTTCGAGCCTTCTGTTTCCCAAGCAAATGAAAGCTACTTTCCTTTCGATGAGGAGCTGACACAGGACAGTATTGTAGAGGAGCTGGTGCTCATGGAGCAACAGATGTCAATGAACAATTCTCATGCTTACGGTAACTGTTTGGGAATGACCCTTCAGAGTCAGTCCGTGACTCCAGGCGCGCCAGCGTCATCTCACGCCCCCAGCACCCACTTCTATCACCCCATCCGTAGCAATGGCACCCcgatccccacccccaccccgacccctaccccgaccccgacccccacccccacccccacccccacatctGAAGTGGTTGCCGGGTCTCAGAGCCTGTCACGGGAGAGCCCTTGCTCCAGGTTGGCCCAGACCACGCCCGTGGATAGTGCTTTAGGAAGTAGCCGACATACACCCATCGGTACTCCCCATTCTAACTGCAGCAGCAGTGTCCCTCCCAGCCCCGTGGAATGCAGGAATCCATTTGCATTTACCCCAATAAGCTCCAGTATGGCATATCATGACGCCAGCATTGTCTCAAGTAGTCCTGTGAAACCGATGCAGAGACCCATGGCCACACACCCTGACAAAACCAAGCTTGAATGGATGAATAATGGGTACAGTGGGGTTGGTAATTCATCCGTTTCTGGCCATGGCATTCTCCCAAGCTATCAGGAACTAGTGGAAGACCGTTTCAGGAAACCTCATGCTTTTGCTGTGCCTGGACAGTCTTACCAGTCTCAATCCAGACATCATGACACTCATTTTGGTCGTCTGACTCCTGTCTCTCCTGTGCAGCATCAAGGTGCCACTGTAAGTAACACCAACAAACAGGAGGGCTTTGCAGTCCCTGCCCCTCTTGATAATAAAGGAACTAACTCTTCGGCCAGCAGCAACTTCCGGTGCCGAAGCGTGAGCCCTGCTGTTCATCGCCAACGTAATCTTAGTGGAAGCACCCTCTACCCAGTATCTAATATCCCCCGATCTAATGTGACCCCCTTTGGAAGTCCAGTAACCCCTGAAGTTCATGTTTTCACAAACGTTCACACGGATGCATGTGCCAACAACATAGCTCAAAGAAGTCAGTCGGTTCCATTGACAGTCATGATGCAAACAGCCTTCCCAAATGCTCTTcagaagcaaacaaacagtaaaaaaataaccAATGTTTTGTTGAGTAAACTTGATTCTGACAATGATGATGCAGTGAGAGGTTTGGGCATGAACAACCTGCCCTCCAATTATACAGCCCGGATGAATCTCACTCAGATTTTGGAAACTTCCACTGTCTTTCCTAGTGCCAATCCGCAGAATATGATCGATTCCAGCACTTCTATTTATGAATTCCAAGCACCATCTTACCTCACCAAAAGTAATAGCACCGATCAGATCAGTTTTTCTCCTGGCGATAATCAAGCACAATCAGAAATTGGAGAGCAACAATTAGATTTCAGTAGCACTGTTAAAGACCTGTTGAGTGGAGACAGCTTGCAAACCAACCAGCAGCTGGTAGGTCAGGTAGCGTCTGATCTCACTAATCCTGCGTCTGATTTTTCTAGCGACATCAGGTTGTCTTCTGAGCTCTCAGGCAGCATCAATGATTTGAACGCTTTAGATCCAAATCTACTGTTTGATCCAGGTCGTCAGCAGGGACAAGATGATGAAGCTAcactggaagaattaaagaatgacCCATTATTTCAACAAATTTGCAGTGAATCCATGAGCTCTATGACTTCATCAGGTTTTGAATGGATAGAAAGCAAGGACCACCCTACTGTTGAAATGTTGggttaa